In a genomic window of Sulfurisphaera tokodaii str. 7:
- a CDS encoding MFS transporter produces MDRNKIDIILLLISRITRSITAGFLAVVIGLYFLHIGLSLLQIGVLFGVGAFASPLIAFIFSIFADIRGRKIALLITLSFLPISIIILLLTNNFYFLALASALGGFGIAGGLVGGGVGATVAPIQTAILAEKVSQENRTKIYSIFTLASTYAGAGGALLSYIKNYDELFVLGLVLSLISFIVSVPIRVSPIIRREKDEEKNKQEKNKDLNVIKKFTYTEYLTE; encoded by the coding sequence GTGGATAGGAACAAAATAGACATAATACTTCTTTTAATATCTAGGATAACGAGAAGCATAACAGCAGGGTTCCTTGCAGTAGTTATAGGTCTATATTTTCTTCATATAGGCTTATCATTACTTCAGATAGGAGTATTATTTGGTGTAGGTGCATTCGCTTCTCCCTTAATAGCGTTTATCTTCTCTATTTTCGCTGATATTCGAGGTAGAAAAATAGCGTTATTAATCACCTTGTCCTTCCTTCCAATTAGCATAATCATATTATTGTTGACTAACAACTTTTACTTTTTAGCTTTAGCTTCTGCACTAGGTGGTTTCGGTATTGCTGGAGGTTTAGTCGGAGGAGGAGTTGGTGCTACAGTTGCCCCCATTCAGACCGCTATTTTAGCAGAAAAAGTCAGTCAAGAAAATAGGACTAAAATATATTCTATCTTTACTTTAGCTTCAACCTATGCTGGAGCTGGTGGAGCATTGTTAAGTTATATCAAAAACTATGACGAACTTTTCGTTTTAGGTTTAGTCTTATCATTAATCTCATTTATCGTATCTGTCCCAATAAGAGTATCCCCTATTATAAGGAGAGAAAAAGATGAAGAAAAGAATAAACAAGAAAAGAATAAGGATTTAAACGTGATTAAGAAGTTTACATATACTGAATATTTAACGGAATAG
- a CDS encoding cryptochrome/photolyase family protein: MDCIFIFRRDLRLEDNTGLNYALSECDRVIPVFIADPRQLINNPYKSEFAVSFMINSLLELDDELRKKGSRLNVFFGEAEKVVSRFFNKVDAIYVNEDYTPFSISRDEKIRKVCEENGIEFKAYEDYLLTPKSLFHHRNFTSFYNEVSKVKVREPETMEGSFDVTDSSMNVDFLLTFKKIESPLFRGGRREGLYLLHRNVDFRRRDYPAENNNYRLSPHLKFGTISMREAYYTQKGKEEFVRELYWRDFFTLLAYYNPHVFGHCYRREYDNISWENNESYFEAWKEGRTGYPIIDAGMRMLNSTGYINGRVRMLVAFFLVKVLFVDWRWGERYFATKLVDYDPAINNGNWQWIASTGVDYMFRVFNPWKQQEKFDPEAKFIKEWVEELKDVPPSIIHSIYKTKVPGYPSPIVNWLERVNYVKSEYKNVKAVL; this comes from the coding sequence GTGGATTGTATATTCATATTTCGCAGGGATTTAAGGCTTGAAGATAATACGGGGCTTAATTATGCTTTAAGTGAGTGTGATAGGGTAATCCCAGTTTTTATAGCAGATCCTAGGCAATTAATTAATAATCCCTACAAGTCCGAGTTTGCTGTTTCTTTTATGATAAACTCTTTACTTGAACTTGATGATGAGTTAAGGAAAAAGGGAAGTAGGCTTAACGTATTTTTTGGAGAGGCAGAAAAGGTTGTGAGTAGATTCTTCAACAAGGTAGACGCTATTTACGTTAATGAAGATTATACCCCTTTTAGTATTTCCAGAGATGAAAAAATAAGGAAAGTATGCGAGGAAAACGGTATTGAGTTCAAAGCCTATGAGGACTATTTATTGACTCCTAAGTCCTTATTTCATCATAGGAACTTCACTTCTTTCTATAATGAGGTTAGTAAAGTAAAGGTTAGGGAACCAGAGACTATGGAGGGTAGTTTTGATGTTACGGATTCTTCCATGAATGTGGATTTTCTCCTTACTTTTAAGAAAATTGAGTCTCCTTTGTTTCGTGGTGGTAGAAGAGAAGGACTTTATCTATTACATAGGAATGTGGATTTTAGAAGAAGGGATTATCCAGCTGAGAACAATAACTATAGGCTATCCCCACACCTTAAATTCGGAACAATATCGATGAGGGAGGCTTATTATACTCAAAAGGGTAAAGAGGAATTTGTAAGAGAGTTGTATTGGAGAGACTTCTTTACGCTTTTAGCTTATTATAACCCTCATGTGTTTGGACATTGTTATAGGAGAGAATATGATAATATTTCGTGGGAAAATAATGAAAGTTACTTTGAAGCATGGAAAGAGGGAAGGACGGGTTATCCGATAATCGATGCAGGAATGAGGATGCTTAATTCAACTGGCTATATAAATGGAAGAGTTAGGATGTTGGTGGCCTTTTTCTTAGTCAAAGTTTTATTTGTGGACTGGAGATGGGGAGAGAGATATTTTGCTACTAAATTAGTTGACTATGACCCCGCTATTAATAATGGTAATTGGCAGTGGATTGCTTCTACTGGCGTTGATTACATGTTTAGAGTTTTTAATCCGTGGAAACAGCAAGAGAAATTTGATCCAGAGGCTAAGTTTATTAAAGAGTGGGTTGAAGAATTAAAAGACGTCCCCCCGTCAATCATTCATTCCATCTATAAGACAAAAGTCCCTGGTTATCCTTCACCAATAGTTAACTGGTTAGAAAGGGTTAATTATGTTAAAAGTGAATATAAGAATGTTAAGGCAGTTTTATAA
- a CDS encoding glycosyltransferase codes for MIISITAELGIDFGENFAGGLGVLEGDKFYASARLGIDYTVFTLFYRKGYTGNEEKQKELLKNLVKEWETEIELKKGKIKIEYLTYKLNTAKAIFINILSPDWAKRLNEKLYIENSEEDRFYKYLVLAKATEKYISEKIGWDKIKYVDLQEAYPSFLPLLKYFPRYRIIIHTPAPWGHPTFPARYFKEEFGFEFPFDPVVMTEIGLSSAVQGIVVSKKMLHHVSKTFPHHMHKIKAITNAVEIPRWRHPLLNNVKDLDDFIKKKKEVKKESLKKLGKESDKPTIGWVRRITQYKRPEFILRLIDELRDDVVFIIGGKAHPYEYYGVELEKKFKEYAQKRNNVIYVQGVDIQQMKLAIWSSDIWTFTPYSGWEASGTSFMKAGVNGVPSVASRDGAVPEIIKDGYNGWLYGEDRYELLPVDTYDREYEEFARKVKEALNKYYEVGYNAYHTFSDFCSMDRLMKEYAL; via the coding sequence ATGATAATCAGTATCACTGCGGAGTTAGGAATTGACTTTGGTGAGAACTTTGCAGGTGGTTTAGGCGTTCTCGAAGGAGATAAGTTTTATGCCTCAGCAAGATTAGGAATTGATTACACTGTCTTTACATTATTTTATAGAAAAGGATATACTGGAAATGAGGAGAAACAGAAAGAATTGCTTAAAAATCTTGTTAAAGAATGGGAGACTGAAATAGAACTTAAAAAGGGTAAAATAAAGATCGAATACTTAACGTATAAACTTAATACTGCAAAAGCTATATTTATTAACATTTTATCACCAGATTGGGCTAAAAGACTTAACGAGAAACTTTACATTGAGAATTCTGAAGAAGATAGATTTTACAAATATTTAGTCCTTGCTAAAGCAACTGAGAAATACATTAGTGAGAAGATAGGTTGGGATAAGATAAAATATGTTGACTTGCAAGAAGCCTATCCGTCTTTCTTACCATTATTAAAATATTTTCCTAGATACAGAATAATAATACACACACCAGCACCGTGGGGTCATCCCACATTTCCTGCAAGATATTTCAAAGAAGAATTTGGCTTTGAATTTCCCTTTGATCCAGTTGTTATGACTGAAATAGGATTATCTTCAGCCGTGCAAGGAATAGTAGTCTCAAAAAAGATGCTTCATCACGTAAGCAAAACATTTCCACATCATATGCATAAAATAAAGGCTATAACGAATGCTGTTGAAATACCCAGATGGAGACATCCATTATTAAATAACGTCAAAGATCTTGATGATTTTATCAAGAAGAAAAAAGAAGTGAAAAAAGAGAGTTTAAAGAAACTAGGAAAGGAGAGTGATAAACCCACAATAGGCTGGGTAAGGAGAATAACTCAATATAAAAGACCAGAATTCATATTAAGATTAATTGACGAATTAAGGGATGATGTCGTTTTTATAATTGGTGGAAAGGCTCATCCATATGAGTATTATGGTGTAGAATTAGAGAAAAAGTTTAAGGAATATGCTCAAAAAAGAAATAATGTAATTTACGTTCAGGGGGTGGATATACAGCAAATGAAATTAGCAATATGGTCTAGTGACATATGGACCTTTACACCTTATTCTGGATGGGAGGCTAGTGGAACAAGTTTTATGAAGGCTGGAGTGAATGGAGTTCCTTCTGTAGCATCAAGAGACGGTGCCGTACCAGAGATTATTAAGGATGGATATAATGGTTGGCTTTATGGAGAAGATAGATACGAGCTTCTACCAGTAGACACATATGATAGGGAATATGAGGAATTCGCAAGAAAGGTGAAGGAGGCTTTAAACAAGTATTATGAAGTTGGCTATAATGCTTATCATACTTTTTCCGATTTTTGTTCTATGGATAGACTTATGAAAGAATACGCTTTATAA
- a CDS encoding glycosyltransferase family 4 protein, protein MLVFFARLIPEKGIFDLIKIWKEVKKELNNTKLVICGKFYNKNIENKFLSMKSDDVIYVGFLPIEELYNTVAKARVFIYPTHFDSFSLVMLESLATRTPVVAYGLPAIAEIYGNLNAVRLVKEFDIKNTAKEVY, encoded by the coding sequence ATGCTTGTCTTTTTTGCCCGACTTATACCGGAAAAGGGTATCTTTGATCTTATCAAGATATGGAAAGAAGTTAAAAAGGAACTAAATAATACAAAACTTGTTATTTGCGGAAAATTCTATAATAAAAATATAGAAAACAAATTTCTTTCAATGAAGTCTGATGATGTGATCTATGTAGGTTTTCTTCCCATAGAAGAATTATATAATACTGTCGCAAAAGCAAGAGTTTTTATATATCCGACCCATTTTGATTCATTTTCACTTGTTATGTTAGAATCCTTAGCCACGAGAACGCCAGTAGTAGCTTATGGCTTACCTGCAATAGCTGAAATATACGGAAATCTTAATGCGGTAAGATTAGTTAAGGAATTCGATATAAAGAATACGGCGAAAGAAGTTTATTAA
- a CDS encoding HEPN domain-containing protein has protein sequence MADHLKRNALDFFAGAEYDIRNGKHNSAMSHVEQSLQLALKYVLFQLKGSFEKTHDIISLLDEVIDLTRNEKLKKIRNEEASTLEVIRESYIKSRYFHFYVDRLVVERAFNTTKVILNELGLVK, from the coding sequence ATGGCTGATCACCTAAAAAGAAATGCATTGGACTTTTTCGCTGGAGCAGAGTACGATATTAGAAACGGAAAGCATAACTCAGCAATGTCTCATGTAGAACAATCACTCCAATTGGCACTTAAGTATGTTTTATTTCAACTTAAAGGGAGTTTTGAGAAAACTCACGATATTATTAGCTTACTCGATGAAGTTATAGACTTAACGAGAAATGAGAAGTTGAAGAAAATACGCAATGAAGAGGCGAGTACGTTAGAGGTAATTAGAGAGTCATACATAAAATCTCGTTACTTTCATTTTTATGTAGACCGATTAGTAGTTGAAAGAGCGTTTAATACAACCAAAGTGATCTTAAATGAGCTTGGACTGGTGAAGTAG
- a CDS encoding type 1 glutamine amidotransferase domain-containing protein: protein MKVLFIVGDEYEDIELLYPFYRVIEEGYQPVIAGKEAGAKIVGKHGYSVVADIAFKDVKVEDYLALVIPGGRGPERIRTLPEVKELTRRFFIDKKPVAAICHGPQVLISAGVIKGRKVTSVASIKDDIVAAGGEYVDAPLVEDENLISSRHPGDLPYFAKGLLKALKSVREKS, encoded by the coding sequence ATGAAAGTTCTTTTCATAGTTGGAGATGAATATGAAGATATTGAGCTTCTGTACCCATTCTACAGAGTAATTGAAGAAGGATATCAGCCAGTTATTGCAGGTAAAGAGGCTGGGGCAAAGATTGTTGGTAAACACGGTTATTCAGTTGTTGCAGATATAGCATTTAAAGACGTGAAGGTGGAAGATTATTTAGCTTTAGTTATTCCAGGAGGAAGGGGGCCGGAGAGAATAAGAACTTTGCCAGAGGTTAAAGAACTAACTAGGAGATTTTTCATAGATAAAAAGCCAGTAGCAGCAATCTGTCACGGTCCTCAAGTGTTGATTTCTGCTGGCGTAATAAAAGGTAGAAAAGTTACTTCTGTTGCTTCAATTAAAGATGATATAGTAGCTGCAGGAGGAGAATATGTAGATGCCCCTCTAGTTGAGGATGAAAACTTAATTTCTTCAAGGCATCCAGGGGATCTGCCATACTTTGCTAAAGGACTGTTAAAGGCTTTAAAAAGTGTGAGAGAAAAAAGCTAA
- a CDS encoding PaREP1 family protein, whose translation MGEGTVPQVKNLQSYINFKLEEAIVELNLAIELLKRGYSRNASQKAFMAWKAIVSVLVSMNLDKMPKDEKEREWYYKAGFLAPTTGLNGIARRLEELGYADVIGTNSLALKLHRYAYNGIYRGTSDYADRKDAIEDLKILIRKMIRMLVSLGKDKEAKDILDRLNEV comes from the coding sequence CCTCAGGTTAAGAATCTTCAGAGTTATATTAATTTTAAGCTTGAAGAGGCAATTGTTGAACTTAATCTGGCAATAGAGTTACTCAAAAGGGGGTACAGTAGGAATGCGTCTCAAAAGGCATTTATGGCGTGGAAAGCAATAGTTAGCGTTTTAGTTTCGATGAATTTAGATAAAATGCCCAAGGATGAAAAGGAGAGGGAGTGGTATTATAAAGCCGGGTTTTTAGCTCCCACTACTGGGCTTAATGGAATAGCTAGGAGATTAGAGGAATTAGGTTACGCAGATGTTATAGGAACAAATTCTCTAGCACTAAAGCTTCATAGATATGCATATAACGGAATATACAGGGGGACTAGCGATTATGCAGATAGGAAGGACGCAATAGAGGACTTAAAAATCTTAATAAGAAAAATGATTAGAATGTTAGTAAGTCTAGGGAAAGATAAAGAAGCTAAAGATATTTTAGATAGGTTAAATGAGGTATAA
- a CDS encoding nucleotidyltransferase domain-containing protein has protein sequence MLFGSVARGNYRVDSDIDVLIITELADDVWKRAEIAVKIHNRLV, from the coding sequence ATTCTTTTTGGGTCTGTGGCAAGAGGTAATTACAGAGTAGATAGTGATATCGATGTTCTAATAATTACTGAACTTGCTGATGATGTATGGAAGAGGGCTGAAATAGCTGTGAAAATCCATAATAGATTGGTTTAG
- a CDS encoding thermopsin, producing the protein MRYLVFLILILPLFIPISLASIPHPSSQYIYFNVSLSEGYKIVVVSYSNQTFPLLIFTPTQFMYWIKNLTTSAIVVTNISKGNYSFYLPQGNYIVVIDGYKNSYPSPQNYKLYTIPYNVYALITQPKNDSAIGIAAYGVSNKSSCVITTNAILGYFNISSIYAYNSTFYMHYGASLQLNAVLRGGNQSLFLQNVISFITNKNILQFVTNIWNLTSPLASLNSSFFYFNSTSYSTYRLPFAGYLIINVSNVSNGVKISFGYIIIQNGSIIEPMVRFFTTAYFPFKGYILVDPFNLTGNYHAYDTEFVFGGYEDGEITTFISLNATLALYYNSTYGWTPFRSIYTYGVNTGEGVTNLHVSLIHGYANVYVGNETLSLLTTHFNPSNPYLLYIRVLPYNYSFYVNSSYKIYFPENISSKYEVARLNSIYVNGVKVENGYIISYSTLPKVVEIYVNYTYYFYVSIILPNGSILRGWYSNGSKITLPKEIYFNNNERYILTTNTVYVQQPLINYTPKYIKQFKVMVDNSTYWVNQGSNITLYSPTFLILTVKWIGTYNVTNGATVEVTSPIVEKEIIGINYVNLCIILVLVIALVWLIKRILS; encoded by the coding sequence GTGAGATATTTAGTATTTCTGATATTAATCCTTCCTCTTTTTATTCCAATCTCATTAGCTTCAATTCCCCATCCTTCTTCTCAATATATTTATTTTAACGTTAGTTTATCAGAAGGGTATAAAATAGTCGTAGTCTCCTACTCTAATCAAACTTTTCCACTTTTGATCTTTACTCCAACACAGTTTATGTACTGGATCAAAAACTTAACTACAAGTGCAATAGTAGTAACGAATATAAGTAAGGGAAATTATTCTTTCTATTTGCCTCAAGGAAATTACATTGTAGTCATAGATGGTTATAAGAACTCTTATCCTTCCCCTCAGAACTATAAGTTGTATACTATACCCTACAATGTTTATGCGTTGATAACACAGCCAAAAAACGATTCAGCTATAGGTATAGCTGCTTATGGTGTAAGTAACAAATCTTCATGTGTTATAACTACAAATGCGATATTAGGCTATTTTAATATATCATCAATCTATGCGTATAACTCCACGTTCTATATGCATTATGGTGCGTCTCTGCAATTAAATGCTGTATTACGTGGAGGTAATCAGAGTTTATTTTTGCAAAATGTAATTAGCTTTATTACGAATAAAAACATTCTACAGTTTGTTACAAACATATGGAACTTAACTTCTCCCTTAGCAAGTTTAAATAGTTCTTTCTTTTACTTTAACTCTACTTCTTATTCTACGTATAGACTTCCCTTTGCTGGCTATCTTATAATAAATGTAAGCAATGTAAGTAACGGGGTAAAAATTTCCTTTGGATATATTATTATTCAAAATGGGTCAATAATAGAGCCTATGGTAAGGTTCTTTACTACTGCTTACTTTCCATTTAAAGGTTACATACTTGTAGACCCTTTCAATTTAACCGGGAATTATCATGCTTATGATACTGAATTCGTTTTTGGAGGGTATGAAGACGGTGAAATTACTACCTTTATTTCATTAAATGCCACCTTGGCACTTTATTATAATTCAACTTATGGCTGGACTCCTTTTAGGTCAATTTACACATATGGTGTAAATACTGGTGAGGGTGTAACAAATCTTCATGTTTCATTAATTCATGGCTACGCTAATGTTTACGTAGGTAATGAGACCTTATCCCTTCTTACAACTCATTTTAATCCCTCAAATCCATATTTGCTTTACATCCGTGTTCTCCCTTACAATTACTCCTTTTACGTTAATTCTAGTTATAAAATATATTTCCCAGAAAACATAAGTTCTAAATACGAAGTAGCTAGACTAAATTCCATCTATGTTAACGGCGTAAAAGTTGAAAATGGTTATATAATTAGCTATAGTACTCTGCCTAAAGTAGTTGAGATTTATGTAAATTACACCTATTATTTTTACGTATCTATTATTCTACCTAATGGTAGTATATTAAGAGGCTGGTATAGTAATGGTAGTAAAATAACGTTGCCAAAAGAAATTTACTTTAACAATAATGAAAGATATATTCTCACAACCAATACAGTGTATGTTCAGCAACCTTTAATTAACTATACTCCGAAATATATAAAGCAATTTAAGGTAATGGTAGATAACTCGACTTATTGGGTAAATCAAGGGAGTAATATAACCTTGTATTCCCCTACATTTCTTATTTTAACAGTAAAATGGATAGGTACTTATAATGTAACTAACGGAGCAACAGTTGAAGTTACTTCTCCTATAGTGGAGAAAGAAATAATAGGTATAAATTATGTAAATCTTTGCATTATATTAGTTTTAGTCATAGCTTTAGTATGGCTTATAAAGCGTATTCTTTCATAA
- a CDS encoding glycosyltransferase has product MIHVIIPAYNEERRISQTLSLIKQKFPDVEILVIFEGTDNTPEIVRKFGGIVYENKTRLGKGGSIKIGLELVKGERALIIDADLPTTEIERVISENADLVIGFRDLSSMPPKRRFLHYGYMLLVKLFFPSLRKFNDIQSGIKFINVSKAKEILDELIMNDYVFDTNLVYAFVRKGYSVKEIPISYNHREEDSKISKNLIKMIIFMFLSLVKLRIYYSPFKRIIYTKTFLKVQNWLINKLR; this is encoded by the coding sequence ATGATTCACGTTATTATACCAGCTTATAATGAAGAACGAAGAATTTCGCAAACACTTTCCTTGATAAAACAGAAATTTCCTGACGTTGAAATATTAGTGATATTTGAGGGAACGGATAATACTCCAGAGATAGTAAGGAAGTTTGGGGGAATTGTGTATGAAAATAAGACTAGATTAGGTAAGGGTGGATCAATAAAAATTGGATTAGAACTAGTTAAGGGAGAGAGAGCTTTAATCATTGACGCAGATTTACCCACCACAGAAATAGAAAGGGTAATCAGCGAGAATGCAGACCTTGTAATTGGTTTTAGAGATCTAAGCAGTATGCCACCTAAAAGGAGATTTTTACATTATGGTTATATGCTCTTAGTTAAACTCTTCTTTCCCTCTTTAAGAAAATTTAATGATATTCAATCTGGAATCAAGTTTATAAACGTAAGTAAGGCTAAGGAGATCCTTGATGAGCTAATTATGAATGATTACGTTTTTGATACAAACCTAGTTTATGCTTTTGTTAGAAAAGGATACTCCGTAAAAGAAATACCTATTTCATATAATCATAGGGAAGAAGACAGTAAAATATCTAAGAATTTAATTAAAATGATAATATTTATGTTCTTGTCGTTAGTTAAACTTCGTATATATTATTCACCCTTTAAAAGAATAATATACACAAAAACATTTTTAAAAGTACAAAATTGGTTAATCAATAAATTAAGATGA
- a CDS encoding DsrE family protein, with protein MVDYAIMMVSGENEKIYMGIITAIGLVSGGNKVYMFFTMDALKALTKENEKIVLNNAKPLKYYMDNLIEMGEEDVEIAACEFGMKVKGITEDQFAYKVKQSGVSEFALKANEAKGVLIF; from the coding sequence ATGGTTGACTATGCTATAATGATGGTATCTGGAGAAAATGAGAAAATATATATGGGCATTATAACTGCAATAGGTCTTGTCTCTGGAGGAAATAAAGTGTATATGTTCTTCACAATGGATGCTTTAAAAGCATTAACTAAAGAAAATGAGAAAATTGTACTAAATAATGCTAAGCCGTTAAAGTATTACATGGATAACCTTATAGAGATGGGAGAAGAAGACGTGGAGATCGCAGCTTGTGAATTTGGAATGAAAGTAAAAGGTATTACTGAAGATCAGTTCGCGTATAAGGTTAAACAAAGCGGTGTATCAGAGTTTGCATTAAAAGCTAATGAAGCCAAAGGGGTCCTTATTTTTTAA